The proteins below come from a single Zhouia spongiae genomic window:
- a CDS encoding PepSY domain-containing protein translates to MKFFKGSLHYQTRKIHRYLGVFIGIQFFFWTLGGLYFSWNDMDDVHGDTYRHAPYPVTENANLHHIQSALDSLKTDAVLQDFQTYNNGVDELALLKVKISGHIQNLVYSLGDLSIMRPVSETQAVLIATKGLTDVFEVKTVEYLKDGVNAHHEYRGKPLPAYVVTFNNEEETSVYVSTQSHRITSIRNNNWRRFDFLWMLHTMDYESRDYITNWVLRFFSVLGMLTILSGFMLFWISSPTIRKTKKKLKN, encoded by the coding sequence ATGAAATTCTTTAAGGGAAGCTTACATTATCAAACGCGTAAAATACACAGGTATCTGGGTGTCTTTATAGGCATCCAGTTTTTTTTCTGGACATTGGGCGGATTGTATTTTTCCTGGAATGACATGGATGATGTGCATGGCGACACCTACAGGCACGCTCCCTATCCGGTGACTGAAAATGCGAATTTACACCATATCCAGTCGGCATTGGACAGCTTAAAAACAGATGCTGTATTGCAGGATTTTCAGACATACAACAATGGTGTCGATGAGCTTGCTTTGCTGAAAGTGAAGATTTCCGGTCATATTCAGAACCTGGTATACAGCCTTGGTGATTTGAGTATCATGAGGCCGGTATCTGAAACGCAGGCGGTTTTAATTGCGACAAAGGGTTTAACCGATGTCTTTGAAGTGAAGACTGTTGAATATTTAAAAGATGGAGTTAATGCTCATCATGAATATCGGGGAAAGCCATTGCCGGCTTATGTAGTTACTTTTAACAATGAAGAAGAAACTTCGGTGTATGTTTCTACGCAATCACACCGGATTACCAGTATCCGGAATAATAATTGGAGACGTTTTGATTTTCTCTGGATGTTGCATACCATGGATTATGAAAGCCGCGATTATATCACTAACTGGGTATTGCGTTTCTTTTCAGTTTTAGGGATGTTGACCATTTTGTCAGGATTTATGCTTTTTTGGATTTCATCACCAACGATAAGAAAGACAAAGAAAAAGCTCAAGAACTGA
- a CDS encoding Lrp/AsnC family transcriptional regulator has product MKVNDDKIEIDGIDKEILRFLMEDARKPILEIARKIGISGAAIHQRLRKLEQSGLIAGSKFIINPKVLGYTTMAFIGIYLDKAMRNPEAVKQLRKIPEVLECHYTTGNWSILAKIICKDNEHLMNLLNHKIQSIEGVSRTETFISLAQQIDRQISI; this is encoded by the coding sequence ATGAAAGTAAACGACGATAAAATAGAAATAGACGGTATAGACAAAGAAATTCTTCGTTTTCTAATGGAAGACGCTCGCAAACCGATTTTAGAAATTGCACGAAAGATCGGTATCTCAGGAGCTGCTATCCATCAACGATTGAGAAAGCTGGAACAAAGCGGCCTGATTGCAGGCTCTAAATTTATAATCAATCCGAAAGTACTGGGCTATACTACAATGGCATTTATAGGCATCTACCTCGATAAAGCCATGCGAAACCCCGAAGCTGTAAAGCAGCTGCGAAAGATTCCTGAAGTACTCGAATGCCATTACACCACCGGAAACTGGAGCATCCTGGCAAAGATCATCTGTAAAGACAACGAACATCTTATGAACCTGTTAAATCACAAGATTCAGAGCATAGAGGGGGTTTCAAGAACCGAAACATTTATATCGCTGGCACAACAAATTGACAGGCAAATAAGTATATAA
- a CDS encoding zinc metallopeptidase produces MLGYYILIGGIALISMLVSSKLKSKFKHYSQVYLRNGLSGKEIAEKMLADNGVYDVKVISTPGMLTDHYNPKNKTVNLSESVYNQRNAAAAAVAAHECGHAVQHAQAYQWLEMRSKLVPVVSVTSGMSQWLVIGGLILGAASGVGMGYWVAVAGLVFMGMATLFSFVTLPVEYDASNRALAWLQNKNMVSQQEYKAAEDSLKWAARTYVVAAIGALANLVYWALQVFGSRD; encoded by the coding sequence ATGTTAGGATATTATATTCTTATTGGTGGTATTGCGCTTATAAGCATGCTTGTAAGCTCTAAACTTAAAAGCAAATTCAAGCATTATTCTCAGGTGTACCTGAGAAACGGATTGAGCGGAAAGGAAATTGCCGAGAAAATGCTTGCAGATAATGGTGTTTATGATGTAAAGGTTATTTCAACTCCGGGAATGCTTACGGACCATTACAACCCGAAAAATAAAACAGTAAACCTTAGTGAGTCAGTATACAATCAACGAAATGCAGCAGCTGCAGCAGTAGCGGCACACGAATGTGGGCACGCCGTGCAACATGCACAGGCCTACCAATGGCTGGAAATGCGTTCTAAGCTTGTGCCTGTGGTAAGCGTTACTTCGGGAATGTCACAATGGCTTGTTATTGGTGGATTGATACTAGGAGCTGCTTCTGGTGTTGGAATGGGGTACTGGGTAGCGGTAGCCGGACTTGTCTTTATGGGAATGGCAACACTCTTTAGTTTTGTTACACTTCCGGTAGAGTATGATGCGAGTAACAGGGCTTTAGCCTGGTTGCAAAACAAAAACATGGTGAGTCAGCAGGAATATAAAGCTGCCGAAGATTCATTAAAGTGGGCTGCACGTACCTATGTGGTTGCTGCCATAGGAGCTCTTGCAAATCTCGTATACTGGGCCTTGCAGGTGTTTGGAAGCAGGGATTAA
- a CDS encoding saccharopine dehydrogenase family protein, translated as MRNILIIGAGKSISFLVRYLLEKSEKENLFLTIADIQLENARVLVRDASNVELLKLDIFNESELKTAIEKATIVISMVPARFHIQIAKECLDQKKNLITASYVSDEMKALDEEVKNAGLVFMNEIGLDPGIDHMSAMKVIDEIRDKNGKMILFESFTGGLVAPESDNNLWNYKFTWNPRNVVLAGQGGAAKFIQEGAYKYIPYHKLFRRTEFLTIEGHGRFEGYANRDSLKYRSAYGLDDVLTLYRGTLRRVGFSKAWNMFVQLGMTDDSYVIEDSQNMSYRDFTNAFLPYSPSDAVELKLRHYLKIDQDDIMWDKLVELDLFNKDKRVELEKATPAQILQKILEDKWTLSESDKDMIAMYHKFGYEVNGKKHQIDSTLVVTGEDKTYTAMAKTVGLPIGIATLQILNKRYTTPGVQIPLNKELYLPVLNELETYGIKFNENILPYQGYNPNNVAG; from the coding sequence ATGAGAAACATTTTAATCATTGGAGCGGGTAAATCAATTTCATTTTTAGTACGGTATCTATTAGAGAAGTCTGAGAAGGAAAATTTATTTCTTACTATAGCTGACATTCAGCTGGAGAATGCCAGGGTATTGGTAAGAGATGCTTCAAATGTTGAATTACTCAAACTAGATATATTTAACGAATCCGAGCTTAAAACAGCTATAGAAAAAGCCACTATTGTCATATCGATGGTTCCGGCTCGATTTCATATTCAAATAGCTAAAGAATGCCTGGATCAGAAGAAAAACCTGATTACAGCCTCCTACGTAAGTGACGAAATGAAAGCCCTCGACGAAGAAGTTAAGAATGCCGGTTTGGTATTTATGAATGAAATCGGACTCGATCCGGGCATCGACCATATGAGCGCCATGAAAGTGATTGATGAAATACGCGATAAAAATGGCAAAATGATTTTGTTTGAATCATTTACCGGCGGCTTGGTAGCTCCGGAAAGCGATAATAATCTCTGGAACTATAAATTTACCTGGAACCCTAGAAATGTTGTTTTGGCCGGTCAGGGTGGCGCCGCCAAATTTATACAGGAAGGCGCCTATAAATATATCCCGTACCATAAATTGTTCAGGAGGACTGAGTTTCTTACTATTGAAGGTCATGGCAGATTTGAAGGCTATGCAAACAGGGATTCCCTGAAATACCGTTCTGCTTACGGACTTGACGATGTATTGACGTTATACAGGGGAACCCTCAGAAGGGTTGGTTTTTCTAAAGCCTGGAATATGTTCGTGCAATTAGGAATGACTGATGACAGTTATGTTATTGAAGACTCTCAAAATATGAGCTACCGCGATTTCACCAATGCCTTTTTGCCATATTCTCCCTCTGACGCTGTTGAATTAAAACTCAGACACTACCTGAAAATCGACCAGGACGATATTATGTGGGACAAACTGGTGGAACTCGATCTCTTTAATAAAGACAAACGTGTTGAACTTGAAAAAGCTACGCCTGCCCAGATACTGCAAAAAATACTGGAAGACAAATGGACACTCTCCGAGAGCGACAAGGATATGATTGCCATGTACCATAAGTTCGGTTATGAAGTGAATGGAAAGAAACACCAGATAGATTCTACTCTGGTCGTAACCGGGGAAGACAAAACCTATACGGCCATGGCTAAAACTGTAGGGCTTCCGATTGGTATTGCCACCTTACAAATCTTAAATAAACGATACACAACCCCGGGGGTTCAGATTCCTCTTAACAAAGAACTCTACCTCCCGGTATTAAATGAACTGGAAACATACGGTATAAAATTTAACGAAAACATACTACCCTACCAGGGATACAACCCCAACAATGTGGCTGGTTAA